AGTACTAAGTgtaaaaatttaattgaagagaCAAATATAGGGTAAGTTACCAATGAGATCTGCCTTTGGCTAATCTAACGAAAAGGTATTTAAATGGGTAGTTAAAAAGCTGTAAGGCTAGCTTCCCCTTTCCCAATGGGAAAGAAGccctttgtttctttcttatCCAAAAGCAGGGGGCCAAGACAGGAGCAAGAACCCTTGGATCCATCGAGAAACACCGTGCCATCCCCTgaatttggagatgcaattatTACATCTTCATGCATCACCCATTAATCCttaaaagaaagagatgatttctatttaaaaaatttataaaaatggcTTACGAAAAGGAATGAGtgaatgaataatttatttttttattgtccatgaaaatatttacgGCTTCGGCTGCGAAATCTTtggtaatttttatttgatcggAAAATCTGTGATAAttcagacacaaaacaaaggggcaagattttttttaagaaaagacgCACGAGGCAATTCAATTCCTGCTCCTGTGTGCCTCGACCTTTCTTTGTACGGGGTTTCTCTCTCCAGAACATTCGTGGCACGCGTTTCTTGGTTCGTTCCTTTTCTCCCAGTTTGGACGCTCACTTCCGGAGAGATCGTTCGTCATTTTACACCGTGGAgtgcccatttttttttccttgaattttcggTTGGAAGTCTTCCATCGCCTTCGAGTCAATTGGTCAGTCAGGTTTAGACTTTGTTTTTGGCTGATGATAATCTCTTAGCACGAATTCAGTTATATTGTTCAGTAATGATCTGGATCTTCAACTACAGGCAGATACTGTTGGTCGCTCCATGGATGTTAGCAAAGGTGCCTGAGAACTCTACATTAATGGGGAATTTTGGTGACATGCCCATCTTTAATCGTTGTTCTTGAACTAGAATTATGTGGCGTGTGCTATTCTATATGCTTTAGATTTTCTAGGGAAACGTTGTCATATAAATTGCAACATATATATTTGTTCACTTTGTTGTTTTCTGCTCCAAATTTAGATCTATTGTGTGTATAGCAGGGAAAGAAATCTGTTAGTCTCATATATCTTGTAGACTTCGATAATCTATTGATTCACATAGATGGTATTGGGATTTTCCTTTGTCCTTCAGTCTGAACGACTATTGCCAATTCATGCGCTCTGGTGCGTcttgagcctttttttttttcctttctgagGATCTGTAAGATTTCGTCCACCATGAGCTCAGAGTTTGATTGGTCGAAACAGAAGGGAACCATACAGAAAAAACTACTGAAAGAGTTTCAGAAGGACTAACCTTTGAGCGACAACGGAGAAACGTAAGTGGTATGAGCAGAAAAAGGACCAAAGCTCAATAATCTAAGTTACAACGAAGGACAAGACTTTCACGACAAGCCTTTGAATAATGCACAGACAAGAtaattttgtcatttcttgCTATCACTCCTATCTATTAAGAAGGAAATGAACCCAATGACACCAGTTAACAAAGGATGATAACTAGCCTGCCTTTGGAATCAAGTGTAACTTTCCTTGAGGTAAATTTTATCAACCGTAAAATCCTGATGAATATTTTTAGTTAGTTAATGGAAGAACTTTGCCTTTAGATGTCCTTCTTCGTTATTAATTTAGACTACCATTCTCAGGTCTTTCTAATTGAGGTTTGATGCAGAATCATTTTCCTAGTAGGCTGAATGATGAAGTGTCTTTCACAGTTTCACTCATAGTGTTCAGATTGGGTTCTACAGAATTCTCATTTACTGAAGTGAGCACTCTTCAAGCTAGCACTGGCAAGGTTACCTGTTGTGACTTTTCATCAGATGGGAAACTGCTTGCTACTGGTGGACATGATAAGAAAGTAAGTACAGGCAGTTATGTGGACATGATAATATGTTGTCTTATGCCATAGTCTGATAATGGGATGGTTAAATTTCTGGATTATGCAGGCTGTACTGTGGTATGCAGATACTTTAAAGCCGAAAACAACTCTGGAGGAACATCTTTTAATGATTACGGATGTTCGATTTAGTCCGACCATGTCTCGCCTGGCAACATCTTCTTTCGACAAAATTGTCAGAGTCTGGGAGGCTGACAATGTTGGTGAACATAATATCTCATTGACACTCACgttttttagatttttgaattcttttcgTATTCAAAGCTTCTTGCAACAGCCTTCTGATATACTGAACTACACGAGGTGCCAGCCCGACTTTAAGTACtgatgaaatttcaaaactttctgCCACTATGATACAAGTGCTTTTGATGCAAGTTTGTTTTTCCCGGAGCGAACAATCTAATGGAAGTTATTGTTTTACATACCCCAGAAAGTTACGTAGAACATGACCTACACTTGTAGCTCCAAGCAAGCAGATGTACCGGCATGAGTTAATTGACAGGACTCTGAATTTATAGTTAAGTGCATGATGGTGAAGGGTGAAGAAGTTGGTAATCTTTCCCTTAGAGCTGACCACAGAAGGTTTTGGTCCTATAGAGGAATGGAGCAGGACTTTCAATTAAAGCTGGTTGCCCGTTATTACTCAGATACTTAGATATTCCTGTCTTTGGCTTGTTGCCACTTGCAACATCAATAAAAAATGGCTTTGTGGTCGATTTTAGCTTCGTAGCCCTAATAGGAGTTGCCATTGTTTTAAAATCTGAACATTGAAAGTTTGGGAACATATACTATATTGAGTCGATATTATGAATTTATGGCCTAACTGTCCATGTGAATGGTTTTGCAATCTGACTCTTGTTCAAAACCTAGAGAGTTGCTTCAGTATGTAAGTTCTCTGAATTTCCACACTTGCTTACATGAGATGATCGTCTCCTCTTATTACCCTTGAAGCCGGAATTCTAGAGGCTGCTGATATTGATAAATTCTGCCATGGGTACTCTCCCGTGATAATAATCAAGTGAAGATTTGGCTACTTCCTTCATAGATCATTTTGAAAGCATTCTCTTCGGAGCTCAATGAATTGCTGTTTTTGGACTGCAGACTTCTGCGGCATTTATTGTGTGGCTTTTTTATGAAATGGTGTCTGTGACTATGAGGATTGTATTTATCCTTCTTGGCTCTTATGCATTATTTTGGCAGCTCAATGTCGAGGCTCCTTCATTTTACCCTGATAATGATCATGTTTTAAGAGTTTCCTGTTTCGGTAGTTGTTGGTCAATGTGGAGGGCAAATTCGCATGTGACCTTCCTAAGATTTATTTGACTGTCTCTGTTTTGTTCGCTTGTGATAGTACGCATTTAGCTTCACTTTTATTGGCTTTATGTCTAATGTCCATGTGCATATGGTATCATCAATGGATTATTTGTTCATTTCAGGCTGGTTATTCTCTTCGGACTTTTATGGGGCATTCTTCTGTTGTTGCGTCTCTGGACTTCCACCCAAATAAAGATGATTTTATCTGCTCATGCGGTGGGGATGGTGAGATAAGATACTGGAGCATTAATAACGGCAGCTGTTTGAGGGTATTCAGggtaaaaattaatatgaattGTCATGCTAATCTTGTTGCTCCTTGTGGTTTTAATGAGATGGTGCATCAAGTGCATCTCGGTTCTCTAAAAATGTATAACTTATGTTGCTCGTGAATCAGGGTGGCACAGCCCAGTTGAGATTCCAGCCACGTCTTGGAATGTATCTTGCTGCTGCGGCAGATAATGTCTTATCTATATTGGATGTAGAGACACAAGCGTGCAGGCAAACTTTGCAGGTTGAATTTT
This genomic stretch from Eucalyptus grandis isolate ANBG69807.140 chromosome 3, ASM1654582v1, whole genome shotgun sequence harbors:
- the LOC104437710 gene encoding transcriptional corepressor LEUNIG-like isoform X2, producing the protein MLAKVPENSTLMGNFEFSFTEVSTLQASTGKVTCCDFSSDGKLLATGGHDKKAVLWYADTLKPKTTLEEHLLMITDVRFSPTMSRLATSSFDKIVRVWEADNAGYSLRTFMGHSSVVASLDFHPNKDDFICSCGGDGEIRYWSINNGSCLRVFRGGTAQLRFQPRLGMYLAAAADNVLSILDVETQACRQTLQGHTKAIDSVCWDSTGDLVASVSEDSVRVWAVGSGSEWDCVHELSCNGNKALSCVFHPTYPSLLVIGCYQTLELWNMAENKTMALPAHDGLISALAVSNVTGLVASASHDKTVKLWK
- the LOC104437710 gene encoding transcriptional corepressor LEUNIG-like isoform X1, with the translated sequence MQNHFPSRLNDEVSFTVSLIVFRLGSTEFSFTEVSTLQASTGKVTCCDFSSDGKLLATGGHDKKAVLWYADTLKPKTTLEEHLLMITDVRFSPTMSRLATSSFDKIVRVWEADNAGYSLRTFMGHSSVVASLDFHPNKDDFICSCGGDGEIRYWSINNGSCLRVFRGGTAQLRFQPRLGMYLAAAADNVLSILDVETQACRQTLQGHTKAIDSVCWDSTGDLVASVSEDSVRVWAVGSGSEWDCVHELSCNGNKALSCVFHPTYPSLLVIGCYQTLELWNMAENKTMALPAHDGLISALAVSNVTGLVASASHDKTVKLWK